One Algibacter sp. L3A6 genomic region harbors:
- the gcvP gene encoding aminomethyl-transferring glycine dehydrogenase: MNTNAFALRHIGPRADDQNKMLTTIGADSLDQLIYETIPDDIRLKKGLDLDEPMTEHEYLLHIHELSKKNKAYKTYIGLGYHPNILPAVIQRNILENPGWYTAYTPYQAEIAQGRLEALLNYQTMVIDLTGMEIANASLLDESTAAAEAMSLLFAVRERDQKKAGVNKFFVSENILPQTLSLLQTRSNPIGIELVVGTEEDFDFSEDFFGAILQYPGKDGQITDIKSFISKANDNRIKVAVAADILSLVKLEAPGKFGADVVLGTTQRFGIPMGYGGPHAAYFATKEAYKRDLPGRIIGVTKDANGNRALRMALQTREQHIKRDKATSNICTAQVLLAVMASMYAVYHGPKGLTHIANKVHNKTAMLAGALEKLGYKQVNSSYFDTLQIKTKAKKIKKVATEKKVNLYYPDKNTVTISINETTSIRDINYLISIFAKAADKKTIKISSIESSNNIEETIQRQSEFLTSDIFNTHHSETELMRYIKLLERKDLSLNHSMISLGSCTMKLNAAAEMLPLSIFKWANIHPFVPAKQAKGYLTVIKELEDQLTEITGFAATSLQPNSGAQGEFAGLMVIKAYHESRNDHHRNICLIPSSAHGTNPASAVMAGMKVVVTKSTAEGNIDVDDLREKAELHKDNLSCLMVTYPSTHGVYESAIKEITQLIHDNGGQVYMDGANMNAQVGLTNPGNIGADVCHLNLHKTFAIPHGGGGPGVGPICVAKQLVPFLPGNPIVKTGGKNAITAISAAPFGSALACLISYGYIKMLGAEGLTESTRIAILNANYIKQRLQGNFDTLYSGERGRAAHEMIVDCRPFKANGIEVSDIAKRLMDYGFHAPTVSFPVAGTLMIEPTESESKAEIDRFCDAMISIKREIDSVSKDDDNNVLKNAPHTLDMITADEWIFPYSRETAAFPLDYVRENKFWPSVRRVDDAYGDRNLICSCTPIEAYMEA; encoded by the coding sequence ATGAATACAAACGCTTTCGCTTTGCGTCATATTGGTCCTAGAGCAGATGACCAAAATAAAATGTTAACAACCATTGGTGCCGATTCTTTAGATCAGCTTATTTACGAAACCATTCCAGATGATATTCGTTTAAAAAAAGGTTTGGATTTGGACGAACCAATGACAGAACATGAGTATTTACTTCACATTCATGAGTTATCCAAAAAAAACAAAGCCTATAAAACTTATATTGGTTTAGGTTATCATCCTAATATCTTACCTGCAGTAATCCAGCGTAACATATTAGAAAACCCAGGTTGGTACACGGCTTACACACCTTACCAAGCAGAAATTGCTCAAGGTAGATTAGAAGCGCTTTTAAATTACCAAACCATGGTTATTGATTTAACAGGAATGGAAATTGCAAACGCATCGCTGCTTGATGAAAGTACAGCTGCGGCTGAAGCCATGAGTTTACTATTTGCAGTTAGAGAACGTGACCAGAAGAAAGCAGGAGTAAATAAGTTTTTTGTTTCAGAAAACATATTACCACAAACGCTTTCTTTACTACAAACAAGATCGAACCCAATTGGTATTGAACTTGTTGTAGGTACAGAAGAAGATTTTGATTTCTCTGAAGACTTTTTTGGAGCTATTTTACAATACCCAGGAAAAGACGGTCAAATTACAGATATCAAATCTTTTATTTCAAAAGCGAATGATAACAGAATAAAAGTAGCCGTTGCTGCCGATATTTTAAGTTTAGTAAAACTAGAAGCTCCAGGTAAATTTGGTGCAGATGTTGTTCTTGGAACCACACAACGTTTCGGAATCCCAATGGGTTACGGAGGTCCTCACGCCGCTTACTTCGCTACTAAAGAAGCTTACAAACGTGATCTTCCAGGTCGTATTATTGGTGTTACTAAAGATGCTAATGGTAACCGTGCTTTACGCATGGCTTTGCAAACACGCGAGCAACATATTAAGCGAGACAAAGCAACATCAAACATATGTACAGCACAAGTACTTTTAGCTGTTATGGCAAGTATGTATGCCGTTTATCATGGTCCAAAAGGTTTAACGCATATTGCTAATAAAGTACATAACAAAACAGCTATGTTGGCTGGAGCGTTAGAAAAGTTAGGTTACAAACAAGTTAACTCTTCTTATTTCGATACACTTCAAATAAAAACGAAAGCAAAAAAAATAAAGAAAGTAGCCACCGAGAAAAAGGTGAACTTATACTACCCAGATAAAAACACAGTTACTATTTCTATAAACGAAACCACTTCAATTAGAGATATAAACTATTTAATTTCTATTTTCGCTAAGGCTGCAGACAAAAAAACCATTAAAATTTCTTCTATTGAATCTTCAAATAATATTGAAGAAACAATTCAGCGTCAATCAGAATTTCTAACTAGTGATATTTTCAATACACATCACTCAGAAACCGAATTAATGCGTTACATAAAATTACTAGAACGTAAAGATTTATCATTAAATCACTCTATGATTTCTTTAGGTTCTTGTACCATGAAACTTAACGCTGCCGCGGAAATGTTACCATTAAGTATTTTTAAATGGGCAAACATTCACCCATTTGTTCCTGCTAAACAAGCCAAAGGTTATTTAACAGTAATTAAAGAATTAGAAGATCAACTTACCGAAATTACTGGCTTTGCAGCAACATCGCTACAACCAAATTCTGGTGCCCAAGGTGAATTTGCTGGTTTAATGGTTATAAAAGCATATCACGAATCTCGTAACGATCATCACAGAAATATTTGCTTAATACCTTCTTCTGCACACGGAACAAACCCTGCAAGTGCTGTTATGGCTGGCATGAAAGTAGTTGTAACAAAATCTACAGCAGAAGGAAATATCGATGTAGACGATTTACGCGAAAAAGCAGAATTACATAAGGATAATTTATCTTGCTTAATGGTCACTTACCCATCTACACATGGTGTTTACGAGTCGGCTATTAAAGAAATTACACAACTTATTCACGATAACGGCGGACAAGTTTATATGGATGGTGCAAACATGAACGCACAAGTAGGTTTAACAAACCCAGGTAATATTGGTGCCGATGTTTGTCACTTAAACTTACACAAAACCTTTGCTATCCCTCATGGAGGCGGTGGCCCAGGTGTTGGTCCAATTTGTGTTGCCAAACAGCTTGTACCATTTTTACCAGGAAATCCTATTGTAAAAACAGGCGGAAAAAATGCCATTACTGCTATTTCTGCAGCGCCTTTTGGTTCTGCTTTAGCCTGTTTAATTTCTTACGGTTATATTAAAATGTTAGGTGCAGAAGGTTTAACAGAATCGACTAGAATAGCCATCTTAAACGCTAACTACATCAAACAACGTTTACAAGGTAATTTCGATACATTATATTCTGGAGAACGCGGACGTGCAGCTCACGAAATGATTGTAGATTGTCGCCCATTTAAAGCAAACGGTATTGAGGTTAGTGACATCGCGAAACGTTTAATGGATTATGGTTTCCATGCTCCAACAGTTTCTTTTCCAGTTGCAGGAACATTAATGATTGAACCTACAGAAAGTGAAAGCAAAGCTGAAATTGATCGTTTTTGTGACGCTATGATCTCAATAAAAAGAGAAATAGACAGTGTATCTAAAGACGATGACAACAACGTTTTAAAAAACGCACCACACACATTAGATATGATTACGGCAGACGAATGGATTTTTCCGTACTCGCGCGAAACAGCAGCATTTCCGCTAGATTACGTAAGAGAGAATAAATTTTGGCCAAGTGTTCGTCGTGTAGATGATGCTTACGGTGACCGTAATTTAATATGTTCTTGTACGCCTATAGAGGCTTATATGGAGGCATAA
- a CDS encoding 3-oxoacyl-ACP synthase III family protein, with translation MNIKITGTGSYIPDNVEKNENFHSNEFLNSDGTVINAPNEVIVRKFKAITGIDERRYAKNHLNTSDLASFAAEKAIESAKINREDLDYIIVAHNYGDVRHDSIQSDTVPSMASRVKHLLRIKSPNCVAYDLLFGCPGWIQGVIQAHAFITAGIAKKCLVIGAETLSRILDPHDRDSMIYGDGAGAVVIEATTEEGGIINHKSATYSLDEAHYIYFGETNNPEIKEDRRYIKMYGRKIYEFALTNVPLAMKSCLDEAGIDIKEVKKVLIHQANEKMDEAIVKRFYKLYNLEMPEGVMPMSIAKLGNSSVATVPTLFDIILKGQLENQEINKGDIILFASVGAGMNINAIVYKH, from the coding sequence ATGAATATTAAAATCACCGGAACAGGAAGCTATATTCCTGATAATGTTGAAAAAAACGAAAATTTTCACAGTAACGAATTTTTAAATAGTGATGGCACCGTAATAAACGCTCCAAACGAAGTTATTGTTCGGAAATTTAAGGCCATTACAGGTATCGATGAACGTCGTTATGCCAAGAATCACTTAAACACATCAGACCTAGCCTCTTTCGCGGCAGAAAAAGCCATTGAAAGCGCTAAAATTAATCGAGAAGATCTAGACTATATTATCGTCGCTCATAATTACGGCGATGTACGTCATGATAGCATCCAGAGTGATACCGTACCAAGTATGGCCTCTCGAGTTAAACATTTATTACGCATAAAAAGCCCAAACTGTGTAGCCTACGATTTACTTTTTGGTTGCCCAGGCTGGATACAAGGTGTTATACAAGCTCATGCTTTTATTACAGCTGGTATTGCTAAAAAATGCTTAGTTATTGGTGCAGAAACGTTATCTAGAATTCTAGATCCGCACGATCGTGACTCTATGATTTATGGTGATGGCGCTGGAGCTGTTGTTATTGAAGCTACCACTGAAGAAGGTGGTATTATCAATCATAAATCTGCTACATATTCTTTAGACGAAGCACATTACATTTATTTTGGAGAAACGAACAATCCTGAAATAAAAGAAGACCGTCGCTATATAAAAATGTATGGTCGTAAAATTTACGAATTTGCATTAACAAACGTACCACTAGCCATGAAATCGTGTTTAGATGAAGCTGGTATAGATATAAAAGAAGTAAAAAAAGTACTTATACACCAAGCCAACGAAAAAATGGACGAGGCGATTGTAAAACGCTTCTACAAACTCTATAATTTAGAGATGCCAGAAGGTGTTATGCCAATGTCTATCGCTAAATTAGGGAATTCTAGTGTGGCTACTGTACCTACATTATTCGATATTATCTTAAAAGGTCAATTGGAAAATCAAGAAATTAATAAAGGTGATATCATTCTTTTTGCTAGTGTTGGTGCTGGTATGAATATTAATGCTATTGTTTATAAACATTAA